One Catharus ustulatus isolate bCatUst1 chromosome 2, bCatUst1.pri.v2, whole genome shotgun sequence genomic window carries:
- the LOC117010953 gene encoding uncharacterized protein LOC117010953: MSVRISRSSLGLGAWQGAELTPRCRELCAHSSLEQGTPVRRSQRWGHRTRCCPGWTSLVSDSNSLGGRGASASPAQLRTGKSITLLPSLPKSVVFEQPKPGGFSTRALPWRAPGPACAVGEKNTNSQPFGPDSPLQRELSTHPQRQVQHLKEEKQKEKQPVRKGGEAPCGMRPERASTGAGERQRDLPGVTRACVEQNGHLDDQCSASWNVDIPMQSCPLNTSCARNRQNFQGSSAASGKGQERVHIPAFSTPPVGLTCKSFLSLLYFQLAS; this comes from the exons aTGAGTGTGAGGATATCTCGCTCTTCCTTAGGGCTTGGAGCGTGGCAGGGTGCAGAGCTCACG CCCAGGTGTCGGGAGCTGTGTGCACAttcctccctggagcagggaaccccCGTGAGGAGGAGCCAGAGATGGGGGCATCGAACCAG GTGCTGCCCAGGATGGACATCTCTGGTCTCAGACAGTAATTCCCTAGGAGGAAGGGGAGCCTCTGCctcacctgcacagctcag aacaggaaaaagCATTACACTCCTCCCATCTTTGCCAAAATCTGTGGTGTTTGAGCAGCCAAAGCCAGGAGGCTtcagcaccagggctctgccctggagggctcctggtcctgcctgtgctgtggg GGAGAAGAACACCAACTCACAGCCATTTGGGCCTGACAGTCCCCTGCAGCGAGAGCTCAGCACACATCCACAGAGGCAAGTCCAgcatctgaaagaagaaaaacagaaggaaaag CAGCCGgtgaggaagggaggagaggctcCGTGCGGGATGAGGCCGGAGAGAGCgagcacaggggcaggagaaaggcaaaGGGACCTCCCTGGGGTCACCAGGGCCTGTGTGGAACAGAATGGACACTTGGATGACCAGTGCAG TGCCTCATGGAATGTGGATATTCCcatgcagagctgccccttgaacaccagctgtgccaggaaccGGCAGAACTTCCAAGGAAGCTCTGCAGCATCGGGAAAGGGACAG GAAAGGGTGCACATCCCTGCCTTCAGCACACCTCCAGTGGGACTCACCTGTAAAAGCTTTCTATCCCTTCTGTACTTCCAGCTGGCTTCCTGA